Part of the Thermodesulforhabdaceae bacterium genome is shown below.
CTTTAGGCAACGGAATTGATATTGGTGCTCTAGAATCGACCCCATCTGGTGCTACTCCTCCACCTCCACCAACCAATCTAAGGATTGTAAACTAAAAATAGCCGGGGAGCAAAATTAAATGTTTGCTCCCCTCGCAAGGGACCGAAATTTTCTGTTATTATAAGCTTCCCTTCCCTATTTGTGAAACTTTTCTGAACAAAATTTCACTTTGAACTCTCTATACGATCGGTTATGCTAATTAACAAATAATTAACAAAATTGATAAATTATAGAAAATTACGCAAAGTAGGTACTGCAGGTTTATGGAGGTATCATGAAAATAGCTTTATTGGGCAGTCGAGGCATTCCAGCTTCTTACAGCGGCTTTGAGACCTTTTACGAACAGTTAGCCACTAGATTAGCTAAGCAAGGTCACCAGGTAACTGTGTATAACAGAAGTCACTGGATATCTTACCGTGGAAAATTCTACAATGGTGTTGAACTTGTCCGTCTGCCTTCCATACCCACAAAACATCTGGATACAATAACTCATACATTTATCTCCACTCTGCATGCCTTACCAAGAAACTTTGATATTTACTACTATTGTATAGTAGGAAACAGCCCCGTTGCATTTATGGCAAAAAGTTTAGGAAAAAGGGTTATTCTTAATGTCGATGGGGCGGATGCTGAAAGAGATAAGTGGAAAGGAGCAGCAAAGGATTTTATTAGATTTGCAGAAAAACTTGCTCCTTTTAGCGCCCATACAATAATAGCTGACTCAAAAGCCATTTCAAAACGTTATAAAGAGCAGTTCAAAGCACGGACTGTTTATATCCCTTATGGAGCAAATCCATGGCATCGTAGCAAGGAAAAGAATAATCGCGATGTCCTTAATAGATTTTCCTTGACGTCTGATGGATATATTTTATTTGTCAGCCGTATGACTCCCGAAAATAAAGCACATTTGCTTGTCGAAGCCTTCAAAAAAGCAAATACTAACTTGAAGCTAGTTTTAGTGGGTGATGCACCTTACGTAGATGACTACAAACGATACCTTGATAGGATATGCCATGGTGACAGTCGCATAGTAAGAACTGGCTATCTTTGGGGAAGTGATTACAGACAAATAAGCTGTCATGCTAGATTTTTTGTTCTTCCTTCTACGATTGATGGCACTAGGCCCGTTTTGTTGGATCAGATGGCTTTTGGAAACTGCGTGGTAGTTTCTAATAATCCAGCTCAACAGGAAGTTGTAAAAGATTGCGGTTTATATTTTCAGAAGGAGCGCCCAGTAGAATCCCTTGCGGAAGTGATAGAATTACTTTCAAAAGACGATAAACTTGTGGATAGTCTTCGAGAAAAAGCCTTTAATCGTGTAGTAAAAATCTACTCCTGGGAAAGAATAACAAAGCAGTATGAAAA
Proteins encoded:
- a CDS encoding glycosyltransferase — protein: MKIALLGSRGIPASYSGFETFYEQLATRLAKQGHQVTVYNRSHWISYRGKFYNGVELVRLPSIPTKHLDTITHTFISTLHALPRNFDIYYYCIVGNSPVAFMAKSLGKRVILNVDGADAERDKWKGAAKDFIRFAEKLAPFSAHTIIADSKAISKRYKEQFKARTVYIPYGANPWHRSKEKNNRDVLNRFSLTSDGYILFVSRMTPENKAHLLVEAFKKANTNLKLVLVGDAPYVDDYKRYLDRICHGDSRIVRTGYLWGSDYRQISCHARFFVLPSTIDGTRPVLLDQMAFGNCVVVSNNPAQQEVVKDCGLYFQKERPVESLAEVIELLSKDDKLVDSLREKAFNRVVKIYSWERITKQYEKLFMKMLENPTIFSPR